The Oncorhynchus tshawytscha isolate Ot180627B linkage group LG12, Otsh_v2.0, whole genome shotgun sequence genome includes a window with the following:
- the LOC112241562 gene encoding ubiquitin-conjugating enzyme E2 L3 isoform X2 gives MKNFRNIQVDESNILTWQGLIVPDNAPYDKGAFRIELIFPAEYPFKPPKITFKTKIYHPNIDEKGQVCLPVISAENWKPATKTDQVIQSLIALVNDPQPEHPLRADLAEEYSKDRKKFFKNAEEFTKKHGERRPMD, from the exons ATGAAAAACTTCCGAAACATTCAAGTGGATGAATCCAACATACTGACCTGGCAAGGTCTCATTGTCCCT GACAACGCACCTTATGACAAGGGAGCTTTCAGAATTGAATTAATCTTCCCTGCCGAGTACCCCTTCAAGCCCCCCAAGATCACGTTCAAGACGAAGATCTACCACCCCAACATCGACGAGAAGGGACAGGTGTGTCTGCCTGTCATCAGCGCAGAGAACTGGAAGCCAGCCACCAAAACAGACCAAG TAATTCAGTCCCTGATTGCGTTGGTGAACGACCCCCAGCCAGAGCACCCTCTGAGGGCAGACTTAGCAGAAGAATACTCAAAGGACCGGAAAAAATTCTTTAAGAACGCAGAAGAGTTTACAAAGAAACATGGAGAAAGGAGACCAATGGACTGA
- the LOC112241562 gene encoding ubiquitin-conjugating enzyme E2 L3 isoform X1, with translation MAASRRLHKELEEIRKSGMKNFRNIQVDESNILTWQGLIVPDNAPYDKGAFRIELIFPAEYPFKPPKITFKTKIYHPNIDEKGQVCLPVISAENWKPATKTDQVIQSLIALVNDPQPEHPLRADLAEEYSKDRKKFFKNAEEFTKKHGERRPMD, from the exons ATGGCGGCGAGCAGGAGACTGCACAAG GAACTTGAAGAGATTCGCAAGTCTGGAATGAAAAACTTCCGAAACATTCAAGTGGATGAATCCAACATACTGACCTGGCAAGGTCTCATTGTCCCT GACAACGCACCTTATGACAAGGGAGCTTTCAGAATTGAATTAATCTTCCCTGCCGAGTACCCCTTCAAGCCCCCCAAGATCACGTTCAAGACGAAGATCTACCACCCCAACATCGACGAGAAGGGACAGGTGTGTCTGCCTGTCATCAGCGCAGAGAACTGGAAGCCAGCCACCAAAACAGACCAAG TAATTCAGTCCCTGATTGCGTTGGTGAACGACCCCCAGCCAGAGCACCCTCTGAGGGCAGACTTAGCAGAAGAATACTCAAAGGACCGGAAAAAATTCTTTAAGAACGCAGAAGAGTTTACAAAGAAACATGGAGAAAGGAGACCAATGGACTGA
- the LOC112240582 gene encoding stromal cell-derived factor 2 has protein sequence MFESACPRASHPLALGYVHIDTNMGLIHALRGFIKSLLVVLLWSKCQGRESEFNYVTCGSLVKLLNTRHNVRLHSHDVKYGSGSGQQSVTGVESADDANSYWRIRGKPNGTCQRGVPIQCGQAIRITHMTTGRNLHTHHFSSPLSNNQEVSAFGENGEGDDLDVWKVQCDGSIWERDEAVRFKHVGTDAFLTVTGEQYGHPIRGQREVHGMGTANQNNYWKAMEGVFIQPSQEPLRHNHEEF, from the exons ATGTTTGAAAGTGCCTGTCCTCGAGCTTCACATCCTCTCGCTCTCGGTTATGTCCACATAGACACAAACATGGGATTAATTCACGCTCTCCGCGGCTTCATCAAATCGTTGTTGGTCGTTCTTTTGTGGTCCAAATGCCAGGGTCGGGAGTCCGAGTTCAACTATGTCACCTGCGGTTCACTTGTGAAATTGCTGAACACGAGACACAACGTTCGGCTGCACTCCCATGATGTCAAATACGGCTCAG GCAGTGGGCAGCAGTCTGTGACGGGCGTGGAGAGTGCAGATGACGCCAACAGTTACTGGAGGATTCGGGGGAAGCCCAACGGGACCTGCCAACGCGGCGTGCCCATCCAGTGTGGGCAGGCCATCCGCATCACGCACATGACCACGGGACGtaacctccacacacaccacttcagCTCGCCTCTGTCCAACAACCAG GAGGTGAGTGCGTTCGGCGAGAACGGCGAGGGGGATGACCTGGACGTGTGGAAGGTGCAGTGTGACGGCTCCATCTGGGAGCGGGACGAGGCGGTGCGCTTCAAACACGTCGGCACCGACGCCTTCCTGACCGTGACGGGCGAGCAGTACGGCCACCCCATCCGCGGGCAGAGGGAGGTGCACGGCATGGGCACTGCCAACCAGAACAACTACTGGAAAGCTATGGAGGGTGTCTTCATTCAGCCCAGCCAGGAGCCGCTGAGACACAATCACGAAGAGTTCTGA